One window from the genome of Montipora foliosa isolate CH-2021 chromosome 5, ASM3666993v2, whole genome shotgun sequence encodes:
- the LOC138002262 gene encoding uncharacterized protein: protein MSRYGTWLKLIRVTAYVLRAVKLFKTKSRSCERELSADEVRQAEITCCMWRQEVVYKEEFEKLKAGEVLPSNSRLLKLDPYYDRDDQSKHQIILPHGHPEVAKMVQDVHKNMLHAGPETVLSTLRQKVWLTQGRREVKRVIRRCVACQRQRVGPCSQKIGQLPEGKISCSRAFAHVGTDFTGPLYVKESLNIKKTYVCIFTCASSRMVHLELSLTTDEFLQAFSRMTSRRGLCHTVWSDNAQTFKAASREIQKLYDEPTTESQRMWSTLDQDQIKSEFSSRRIKWKFITERSPWRGGWWERFCKAIKEPLRKVLGRALLTFSELNTLLVRIEGIINSRPLTAVSDDCRDPLPITPAHLAIGRPINQLPERKESSLEETSKRTVERYLYLQRLLNHYWKRWKQEYLNLLSLEIESAASQVSPEAEDPVHGGEKPQTNTVHAASIPVSKPNLSIVLPEGGQGGENVTARTRSGRVTKKPERLDL from the exons ATGTCACGCTACGGGACGTGGTTAAAGTTGATTCGAGTAACTGCTTATGTATTGAGAGCGGTCAAATTGTTTAAGACGAAGTCTAGGTCTTGTGAAAGGGAACTGTCGGCGGACGAGGTGAGGCAAGCCGAGATTACATGTTGTATGTGGAGACAGGAAGTGGTCTACAAAGAAGAATTCGAGAAACTGAAAGCTGGAGAGGTACTTCCCAGTAACAGCCGCCTCCTGAAACTGGACCCTTATTATGACAGAGATGATCAG AGCAAGCATCAAATAATCTTGCCTCACGGACATCCTGAAGTTGCCAAGATGGTGCAAGATGTACATAAGAACATGTTGCATGCTGGTCCAGAAACGGTATTATCAACTTTAAGGCAGAAAGTTTGGCTAACTCAAGGAAGACGTGAGGTTAAACGTGTTATCAGAAGATGTGTAGCTTGCCAAAGACAACGAGTTGGACCTTGTTCCCAGAAAATTGGTCAGTTGCCAGAGGGAAAAATTTCCTGTTCACGAGCTTTCGCGCATGTTGGGACTGATTTTACGGGACCACTGTATGTGAAAGAGAGCTTAAACATTAAGAAAACATATGTGTGTATTTTCACATGCGCATCCTCTCGTATGGTTCACCTGGAACTTAGTTTGACAACTGATGAGTTCCTTCAAGCTTTTAGTCGCATGACGAGTCGCAGAGGTCTTTGCCATACTGTGTGGTCAGACAATGCACAAACCTTCAAGGCAGCAAGCAGGGAAATTCAGAAATTATACGATGAACCCACTACTGAAAGTCAAAGAATGTGGAGTACGCTGGATCAAGATCAAATCAAGTCAGAGTTCTCATCACGACGGATCAAGTGGAAATTCATCACAGAGCGTTCCCCATGGAGAGGTGGATGGTGGGAACGATTTTGCAAAGCGATAAAAGAACCACTGCGTAAGGTCCTTGGAAGGGCACTTCTCACCTTTTCTGAGCTAAACACGTTGCTGGTCAGAATCGAAGGTATCATTAACTCGCGGCCGTTGACCGCAGTAAGTGATGATTGCAGAGACCCGTTACCTATTACACCTGCTCATCTTGCAATTGGTAGGCCAATTAACCAGTTaccggaaaggaaagaaagtagCTTAGAGGAGACCAGTAAGAGGACTGTCGAAAGGTATCTCTACCTGCAGAGACTACTCAATCACTACTGGAAGCGTTGGAAACAAGAGTACCTAAATCTCCTATCG TTAGAGATTGAGTCAGCAGCTTCACAAGTAAGCCCGGAAGCAGAGGATCCAGTCCATGGTGGGGAGAAGCCACAAACGAACACTGTTCATGCTGCAAGTATACCTGTTTCCAAGCCTAATTTGAGCATTGTCCTCCCCGAAGGAGGACAAGGTGGGGAGAATGTTACAGCCCGTACTCGCTCTGGAAGAGTTACAAAGAAGCCTGAGAGACTGGACCTGTGA